The following proteins are encoded in a genomic region of Streptomyces collinus Tu 365:
- a CDS encoding beta-ketoacyl synthase N-terminal-like domain-containing protein, which translates to MTARHVVLGLPTLATGGLSENWLLRESGDLHWSLIGEYFGTSVTKLADADGTRLLPAFVRVRHTASASLAAFAELDEGEMSGELTRLDDRRFLSDIRFATGTAHVDVRLLTVFVRRSDRNWLVPGVPQLPGCLPAREPDADQLAFLHDFQEQSGRHTDGPGLHTERYELNPVVDVNALGLLYFASYPHINDHGERRYLHSLAPGGEWATAATTVRRDIVYLANCGAEDTVRYRLDDLRLEDGHRAVLTSTLLREADNRPLARIETVKALRGSSVFGGLWGDSVAPRAAPAPREPAPATDDALETVLLQLLERALGRPAGSLTADDDLRRYGLDSVALAEIVALAHDEHGLQIDPSAMFQAFTVEAMAQVIRGEDREPRPVTATAAPKPGASAPIAVIGMAGRFPGAASVSELWDLLGRDEDAIRDIPIDRWDTAAHPDLVGRAALLDDIRRFDHEFFAVSPREAALMDPQQRLMLEVAWATAEDAGQDPTKLSGSRTGVYTGVCHSDYATVLAEHAGRDEPHLSVAVSPSLVANRVSYALGLRGPSVTVDTLCSSSLVAVAQAIAALRAGACDQAFAGGVNVLCDPGRHAAYQRAGVLSPRGRCHTFDDDADGYVRGEGACALLLKPLDRALADGDRVHAVIREVAVNHGGQAQSFTAPNPEAQADLLVSAYTTAAVDPATVGYLEAHGTGTRLGDPIEVSAMVAAFRRLYAHSRHPMPDAPHCGIGSLKTNIGHLEAAAGVAGMIKVILALRHRTLPATRNVRRTNRMINLSGSPLRLQLEQAAWEPPPGGGPRRAGVSSFGMGGTNAHVVLEEAPPAAGAPPVGRVTVPVSARTPQALRDALVALLDVVRSPQAPPLASIARTMSTGRARLACRVAVTAADLGELADALAAAVDAEPLTGDAGTEGPVPAAPVVSLPSYPFRRDQHWAAPTAVPQSPSPAPQFLTAAWQDAPPPAPAQRGRFLVLTTDPSLATTLFGDDAVAHRPGDPLPTVRGLAGVADLVDWGEPGALVTERIQVLREVLGRHPRTGLRCLHVSGARRSALAGFYRAVSGELPMVVSRTVRVDGDLADLAAAVAAESTADDQETEIRYAGSRRRRSVAGFARPGDVDPLTGLDRGAVLITGGTGAIGLRLAEHLADRGARHLVLIGRSELPARNRWASLAAEPSTDPLLRTRLTALLALAERGVKLSVHTHALNDAVTLRRLINRHRGRAGGIAAAFHCAGVMHQPRSFLAKTADEIAVVLRPKLAVETLWAAFGSRLPRLMVLFSSIAAGSPRLAGGYLDYAAANNVLDDFAEAHADEPGCVVRSLRWPLWRDVGMGERRTSAGTELGIPDLAEGDALRLLDLALRVPGEPVLLPCLTRRTAVPADELFRAPRRDPDPAPEPVTAPADEPDAAEIDWLADVVARTTRTERSLLRPDTHLVDLGVDSLLMAELVRDLEAALGDVVDPSLLQDHPTLARLAAALTAAGARAPATGPVASAAERVPATGPVASAAERAPATAPVASAAPARTSAADGAATRIAVIGMGCRLPGAADPEQLWQALLAGRDLVGDVPADRWDTTALYRPDGGPGFSQSRWGGFLDDAALFDPGYFGFDDETARQLDPLIRKTLEVAVECVHDAGYTAEELRGRRVGVFVGGRTGNHRAHLRPLTRESIVGINQNYIAAHVSHFLDLAGPNLVIDSACSSALVSVHLAAQSLMLGESEMALAGGVDLLLDEEPYLMLSAGKALSPTGRCRTFDESADGFVPGEGAGLVLLKRLDAAERDGDRILAVIEASGVNNDGRTMGHTTPNGAAQRALISEVLARGGIDARTIGYVEAHGTGTMIGDPIELQALTTVYRQHTGDREYCGIGSVKSSMGHLLSAAGIAGFIKAVQTLRHGLIVPTLHCERPNPRFAFGESPFFPARTTTELPAGSRVAVSAFGFGGTNAHVVLGPGAPEGTGRAPLPSPEYRRRRFWHHRAGILTTPARPAARPVRSARLDLTVTPVAAPALDRSHR; encoded by the coding sequence GTGACCGCCCGGCACGTCGTGCTGGGCCTGCCGACGCTCGCCACCGGTGGCCTCTCCGAGAACTGGCTGTTACGCGAGTCCGGCGACCTGCACTGGTCGCTGATCGGTGAGTACTTCGGCACCTCGGTCACCAAACTCGCCGACGCCGACGGCACCCGGTTGCTTCCGGCCTTCGTCCGGGTCCGCCACACCGCGAGCGCCTCGCTCGCCGCCTTCGCCGAGCTCGACGAAGGCGAGATGAGCGGTGAACTGACCAGACTGGACGACCGGCGGTTCCTGTCCGACATCCGCTTCGCCACCGGCACGGCACACGTCGACGTCCGGCTGCTCACCGTTTTCGTCCGCCGCTCGGACCGCAACTGGCTGGTTCCCGGCGTGCCACAGCTGCCCGGCTGCCTGCCGGCCCGGGAGCCGGACGCCGACCAGCTGGCCTTCCTGCACGACTTCCAGGAGCAGAGCGGTCGCCACACGGATGGTCCCGGACTGCACACCGAGCGTTACGAGCTCAATCCGGTCGTCGACGTCAACGCCCTCGGCCTGCTCTACTTCGCCTCCTACCCGCACATCAACGACCACGGCGAGCGCCGGTACCTGCACTCGCTGGCACCAGGCGGCGAGTGGGCCACCGCGGCCACCACCGTCAGACGCGACATCGTGTACCTGGCGAACTGCGGCGCCGAGGACACCGTGCGGTACCGGCTGGACGACCTGCGTCTGGAGGACGGTCACCGGGCGGTGCTGACCTCGACGTTGCTGCGCGAGGCCGACAACAGGCCGCTGGCCCGGATCGAGACGGTCAAGGCACTGCGCGGGTCCAGCGTGTTCGGCGGGCTCTGGGGTGACTCCGTCGCGCCCCGCGCCGCGCCGGCCCCGAGGGAACCCGCGCCCGCGACCGACGACGCCCTGGAAACGGTGCTGCTGCAGCTGCTGGAACGGGCGCTCGGACGGCCGGCCGGTTCCCTGACCGCCGACGACGACCTGCGGCGGTACGGCCTGGACAGCGTCGCGCTTGCCGAGATCGTGGCGCTGGCCCATGACGAACACGGCTTGCAGATCGATCCCAGCGCCATGTTCCAGGCCTTCACCGTCGAGGCCATGGCGCAGGTGATACGCGGCGAGGACCGCGAACCCCGACCGGTCACCGCCACGGCCGCACCGAAGCCGGGCGCCTCGGCACCGATCGCGGTGATCGGCATGGCCGGACGCTTCCCCGGGGCGGCCAGCGTGAGTGAACTGTGGGACCTGCTCGGCCGCGACGAGGACGCGATCCGCGACATCCCGATCGACCGCTGGGACACCGCCGCGCACCCGGATCTGGTGGGCCGGGCGGCCCTGCTCGACGACATCCGCCGCTTCGACCACGAATTCTTCGCCGTCAGCCCCCGCGAGGCCGCGCTGATGGATCCCCAGCAGCGGCTCATGCTCGAGGTGGCGTGGGCGACCGCCGAGGACGCGGGACAGGACCCCACCAAGCTGTCGGGCAGCCGGACCGGTGTGTACACCGGGGTCTGCCACTCCGACTACGCCACCGTGCTGGCCGAGCACGCCGGTCGCGACGAACCGCACCTGAGCGTCGCGGTCTCTCCTTCGCTGGTGGCCAACCGGGTCTCGTACGCCCTGGGCCTGCGCGGCCCGAGCGTCACCGTGGACACACTCTGCTCGTCGTCGCTGGTCGCGGTGGCCCAGGCCATCGCGGCGCTGCGGGCCGGAGCATGCGACCAGGCCTTCGCGGGCGGCGTCAACGTGCTGTGCGACCCGGGACGGCACGCGGCGTACCAGCGCGCCGGCGTACTGAGCCCACGCGGACGCTGCCACACCTTCGACGACGACGCCGACGGCTACGTCCGCGGCGAGGGGGCATGCGCGTTGCTGCTCAAACCCCTCGACCGGGCGCTCGCCGACGGCGACCGGGTGCACGCGGTCATCCGCGAGGTGGCGGTCAACCACGGTGGGCAGGCGCAGTCGTTCACCGCGCCCAACCCCGAGGCCCAGGCCGACCTGCTGGTCAGCGCCTACACCACGGCGGCCGTCGACCCCGCCACCGTCGGCTACCTCGAGGCGCACGGCACCGGTACCCGGCTGGGCGACCCGATCGAGGTGTCGGCCATGGTGGCGGCGTTCCGCCGGCTGTACGCGCACAGCCGGCATCCGATGCCGGACGCACCACACTGTGGCATCGGATCCCTCAAGACCAACATCGGTCATCTGGAGGCCGCCGCCGGTGTCGCCGGCATGATCAAAGTCATTCTCGCCCTGCGCCACCGGACGCTGCCGGCCACCCGCAACGTGCGCCGGACGAACCGCATGATCAACCTGTCCGGTTCGCCGCTGCGGCTCCAGCTGGAACAGGCCGCGTGGGAGCCGCCGCCCGGCGGCGGCCCCCGCCGGGCCGGGGTCAGCTCGTTCGGCATGGGCGGCACGAACGCGCACGTGGTCCTGGAGGAGGCACCGCCGGCAGCCGGGGCACCGCCGGTCGGCCGGGTGACGGTGCCCGTGTCGGCCCGCACCCCGCAGGCACTGCGGGACGCGCTCGTCGCGCTGCTGGACGTGGTGAGGTCACCGCAAGCGCCCCCACTCGCCTCGATCGCCCGGACGATGAGCACCGGCCGGGCCCGGCTGGCCTGCCGCGTCGCCGTCACGGCGGCAGACCTCGGCGAACTCGCGGACGCGCTGGCCGCCGCCGTCGACGCCGAGCCGCTCACCGGCGACGCCGGGACCGAGGGCCCGGTGCCTGCCGCCCCCGTCGTGTCGCTGCCGAGCTACCCCTTCCGGCGGGACCAGCACTGGGCGGCGCCCACCGCCGTGCCGCAATCGCCTAGCCCCGCCCCGCAGTTCCTCACCGCGGCCTGGCAGGACGCGCCGCCACCCGCGCCGGCGCAGCGCGGCCGTTTCCTGGTCCTCACGACGGACCCGAGCCTCGCGACGACGCTGTTCGGCGACGACGCCGTCGCGCATCGCCCCGGCGATCCGCTGCCCACCGTGCGGGGCCTGGCCGGCGTCGCCGATCTGGTCGACTGGGGAGAACCGGGCGCTCTGGTCACCGAGCGGATCCAGGTGCTGCGCGAGGTGCTCGGCCGGCATCCGCGCACCGGCCTGCGCTGCCTGCACGTCAGCGGCGCTCGCCGCTCGGCGCTGGCCGGCTTCTACCGCGCCGTCTCCGGAGAACTGCCCATGGTCGTCTCCCGCACCGTCCGGGTCGACGGTGACCTCGCCGACCTGGCCGCCGCGGTCGCGGCCGAGAGCACGGCCGACGACCAGGAGACCGAGATCCGGTACGCCGGCTCCCGACGACGGCGCAGCGTGGCCGGGTTCGCCCGGCCCGGCGACGTCGATCCGCTGACCGGTCTCGACCGGGGCGCCGTGCTGATCACCGGGGGCACCGGTGCCATCGGCCTGCGCCTCGCCGAGCACCTGGCCGACCGGGGTGCGCGGCACCTCGTCCTGATCGGCCGCTCCGAGCTGCCCGCCCGCAACCGCTGGGCGTCCCTGGCCGCCGAGCCGTCGACCGACCCGTTGCTGCGCACGCGCCTCACCGCCCTGCTGGCCCTCGCCGAGCGGGGCGTGAAGCTCTCGGTCCACACCCATGCGCTGAACGACGCGGTCACGCTGCGCAGGCTGATCAACCGGCATCGAGGCCGCGCCGGAGGGATCGCGGCGGCCTTCCACTGCGCGGGGGTCATGCACCAGCCCCGGTCGTTCCTGGCCAAGACGGCCGACGAGATCGCCGTCGTGCTACGGCCCAAGCTCGCCGTGGAGACACTGTGGGCTGCGTTCGGCAGCCGGCTGCCGCGCCTCATGGTCCTGTTCTCCTCGATCGCGGCCGGGTCGCCCCGGCTGGCCGGGGGCTATCTGGACTACGCCGCGGCCAACAACGTCCTCGACGACTTCGCCGAGGCGCACGCGGACGAGCCCGGGTGCGTGGTCCGGTCGCTGCGGTGGCCGCTGTGGCGGGACGTCGGAATGGGCGAGCGGCGTACCAGCGCCGGGACCGAACTGGGCATCCCCGACCTGGCGGAGGGCGACGCGCTGCGACTGCTCGACCTGGCGCTGCGGGTGCCGGGCGAACCGGTGCTGCTGCCCTGCCTGACGCGCCGGACCGCGGTGCCGGCCGACGAACTGTTCCGGGCGCCCCGGCGCGACCCCGATCCCGCCCCCGAGCCGGTCACCGCCCCGGCGGACGAGCCGGACGCGGCCGAGATCGACTGGCTGGCCGACGTCGTGGCCCGGACAACCCGCACCGAACGGTCCCTGCTGCGGCCCGACACCCACCTCGTCGACCTCGGTGTGGACTCGTTGCTGATGGCCGAGCTGGTCCGCGATCTCGAGGCAGCACTCGGCGACGTCGTGGACCCCAGCCTGCTCCAGGATCACCCCACACTGGCCCGGCTCGCCGCCGCGCTCACCGCCGCGGGAGCGCGTGCCCCGGCCACCGGCCCGGTGGCGTCCGCGGCAGAGCGTGTTCCGGCGACCGGCCCGGTGGCCTCCGCGGCGGAGCGTGCCCCGGCCACCGCCCCGGTGGCATCCGCGGCGCCGGCACGGACGTCCGCCGCGGACGGTGCCGCGACGCGGATCGCGGTCATCGGGATGGGCTGCCGACTGCCCGGCGCAGCCGACCCGGAGCAGCTCTGGCAGGCACTGCTCGCCGGGCGGGACCTGGTCGGCGACGTGCCGGCGGACCGCTGGGACACCACGGCCCTCTACCGGCCGGACGGCGGACCCGGGTTCAGCCAGAGCCGGTGGGGCGGCTTCCTCGACGACGCCGCCCTGTTCGACCCGGGCTACTTCGGCTTCGACGACGAGACGGCACGTCAACTCGACCCCCTGATACGCAAGACGCTCGAGGTCGCCGTCGAGTGCGTGCACGACGCCGGGTACACCGCTGAGGAGTTACGTGGCCGCCGGGTCGGAGTCTTCGTCGGCGGCCGGACGGGCAATCACCGCGCACACCTGCGGCCGCTGACCCGCGAGTCGATCGTCGGGATCAACCAGAACTACATCGCGGCGCACGTGTCGCACTTCCTCGACCTCGCCGGGCCGAACCTCGTGATCGACAGCGCCTGCTCGTCGGCGCTGGTCAGTGTGCACCTGGCCGCGCAGAGCCTGATGCTGGGCGAGTCCGAGATGGCACTGGCCGGCGGTGTGGACCTGCTGCTGGACGAGGAGCCGTACCTGATGCTCAGCGCCGGCAAGGCGCTGTCACCGACCGGACGCTGCCGCACCTTCGACGAGTCCGCCGACGGCTTCGTCCCGGGCGAGGGCGCCGGGCTGGTGCTGCTGAAGCGTCTCGACGCCGCCGAACGCGACGGCGACCGCATCCTCGCGGTCATCGAAGCGTCCGGTGTCAACAACGACGGCCGCACCATGGGCCACACCACCCCGAACGGGGCCGCCCAGCGGGCGCTGATCAGCGAGGTGCTCGCCCGCGGCGGCATCGACGCGCGCACCATCGGATACGTCGAGGCGCACGGCACCGGCACGATGATCGGCGACCCGATCGAGCTGCAGGCGCTGACCACCGTCTACCGGCAGCACACCGGCGACCGGGAGTACTGCGGGATCGGCAGCGTCAAGAGCTCGATGGGCCACCTGCTCAGCGCCGCCGGGATCGCCGGATTCATCAAGGCCGTGCAGACGCTCCGGCACGGACTGATCGTCCCGACCCTGCACTGCGAGCGACCCAATCCGCGGTTCGCGTTCGGCGAGTCACCGTTCTTCCCCGCACGGACCACGACCGAACTGCCCGCCGGCAGCCGCGTCGCGGTCAGCGCCTTCGGATTCGGCGGCACCAACGCCCACGTCGTACTCGGCCCCGGCGCCCCCGAGGGGACCGGGCGGGCTCCGCTGCCCTCACCGGAGTACCGGCGCCGCCGGTTCTGGCACCACCGCGCCGGGATCCTCACGACTCCCGCCCGCCCCGCCGCGAGACCGGTCCGGTCGGCGCGCCTCGATCTCACCGTCACGCCGGTCGCGGCCCCCGCGCTCGACCGTTCCCACCGCTGA